The Malus domestica chromosome 06, GDT2T_hap1 genome has a segment encoding these proteins:
- the LOC114825650 gene encoding mitogen-activated protein kinase kinase kinase YODA-like isoform X1 — protein sequence MPSWWRKSSSKEVKKKKANRESFIDTIATIHRKLKSSSEEKCNGRSGGSRRRCIDTVSEMGSLSRVLSPAPSSQVSRCQSFAEKPHAQPLPLPRVQLSNIGCTNSGISVASKPESDRESNQLFYLPLPAPGCVSSREDRTYAEGDLATASISSDSSIDSDDPSDSRLLSPMGSDYENGNRTNINSPSCVIQKDPFPIVYQKNSKETLKPGHLLCNNQILSTSPKWKPSSTHMQNIQIPFHGTLSSAPDSSMSSPSRSPIRVFSVEQVRNSSFWAAKTYPDIASTHCSSPGSGQNSGHNSVGGDMSGQLFWQHSRCSPECSPIPSPRMTSPGPNSRIQSGAATPLHPRSGGPAAESPTSRPDDAKQKSHRLPLPPITITKTCLFSPSYSATTTPTVPRSPNRVEHPTSPGSHWKKGRLLGRGTFGHVYLGFNSESGEMCAMKEVTLFADDAKSKESAQQLGQEIALLSRLRHPNIVQYYGSETVDDKLYIYLEYVSGGSIYKLLQEYGQFGEVATRSYTQQILSGLAYLHTKNTVHRLFRDIKGANILVDPNGRVKLADFGMAKHITGQSCPLSFNGSPYWMAPEVIKNSNGCNLAVDIWSLGCTVLEMATTKPPWSQYEGVAAMFKIGNSKELPEIPDHLSEDGKNFIRLCLQRNPLHRPTAAQLLEHPFVRNVAPPERTISSAEHSKGQAAMRSQAFGHGKNHLNLESERMGMHQSRGSTTVSASSDAYSPKNVSCPISPIGSPLLHSRSPQHVSGRMSPSPISSPRTTSGSSTPLTSCSIPFQHLKQPTTYSLAGTGMTQRSQNCGFHTNGNMPYHEPKPDLSQGFPQGSYAFRDIFLSDNGVLGNQVGHSVSGDPKELFDVQSVLADRVSQQLLRDHIKLNIHGL from the exons ATGCCTTCTTGGTGGAGGAAGTCTTCATCCAAagaagtgaagaagaagaaagctaaTCGGGAGAGTTTCATCGATACCATAGCAACCATACACCGTAAACTTAAGAGTTCGTCCGAAGAAAAGTGCAATGGTAGATCAGGAGGTTCTCGAAGAAGATGCATTGACACCGTTTCAGAAATGGGTTCTCTATCTAGGGTGCTGTCACCAGCACCCTCCTCACAAGTATCACGCTGTCAGAGCTTTGCAGAAAAGCCTCATGCCCAGCCACTGCCCCTTCCTAGAGTGCAACTTTCTAACATTGGGTGTACTAACTCTGGCATCAGTGTGGCATCAAAACCAGAATCTGACAGAGAGTCCAACCAATTGTTCTATTTGCCTCTTCCAGCACCCGGATGTGTCTCAAGCAGGGAAGATCGTACCTATGCTGAAGGAGATTTAGCTACTGCTTCCATATCCAGTGATAGTTCTATTGATAGTGATGATCCGTCTGACTCACGCCTTCTAAGTCCCATGGGATCCGACTATGAAAATGGAAACAGAACAAATATAAACAGTCCTTCCTG TGTAATACAAAAGGATCCATTCCCTATTGTGTACCAAAAGAACTCCAAAGAAACGTTGAAGCCGGGTCATCTTTTGTGCAATAATCAGATTCTGTCTACATCACCAAAATGGAAACCTTCAAGCACACATATGCAGAATATACAAATCCCTTTCCATGGTACTTTGTCTAGTGCTCCAGACAGCTCAATGTCGAGTCCTTCTAGGAGTCCAATTAGAGTGTTCAGTGTTGAGCAAGTTAGGAACTCTAGTTTCTGGGCAGCAAAGACTTATCCAGATATAGCTTCTACCCACTGCTCTAGTCCAGGTTCAGGCCAAAATTCTGGGCATAATTCAGTTGGAGGGGATATGTCAGGACAGTTGTTTTGGCAGCACAGTAGGTGTAGTCCTGAATGTTCTCCAATACCCAGTCCTAGAATGACTAGTCCTGGTCCCAACTCCAGAATACAAAGTGGTGCTGCTACCCCTCTGCATCCTCGATCCGGAGGGCCAGCCGCAGAGTCACCTACAAGCCGGCCTGATGATGCGAAGCAGAAAAGCCATCGGTTGCCCCTTCCTCCAATAACAATAACTAAGACCTGTCTTTTTTCTCCTTCATATTCAGCTACAACAACTCCCACAGTTCCACGTAGCCCTAATAGGGTAGAACATCCAACAAGCCCTGGCTCACACTGGAAGAAGGGGCGCCTGCTTGGAAGGGGCACATTTGGACATGTATATCTTGGTTTTAACAG TGAAAGCGGTGAGATGTGTGCAATGAAGGAGGTAACTCTATTTGCAGATGAtgcaaaatcaaaggaaagtGCACAGCAGCTGGGCCAA GAAATTGCTTTGCTAAGTCGCTTGCGACATCCAAATATAGTGCAGTATTATGGATCTGAGACG GTAGATGACAAGCTTTACATATACTTGGAGTATGTGTCTGGTGGGTCCATCTATAAACTGCTTCAAGAGTATGGTCAGTTTGGTGAAGTAGCCACTCGTAGTTATACCCAACAAATCTTGTCAGGGCTTGCATACTTACATACCAAAAACACTGTCCACCG TTTGTTCAGGGATATCAAGGGAGCAAATATATTAGTAGATCCAAATGGTCGGGTGAAATTAGCAGATTTTGGGATGGCAAAGCAT ATAACTGGGCAGTCTTGTCCATTATCGTTCAATGGAAGCCCATATTGGATGGCGCCTGAG GTTATCAAGAATTCAAACGGTTGTAATCTTGCGGTTGATATATGGAGCCTTGGCTGCACTGTTCTTGAGATGGCCACAACAAAACCACCTTGGAGCCAATATGAAGGG GTTGCTGCCATGTTTAAGATTGGAAACAGCAAGGAACTTCCTGAAATTCCTGATCATCTGTCAGAGGATGGGAAGAACTTTATTAGGCTTTGTTTGCAACGTAACCCACTGCATCGTCCCACAGCTGCTCAGCTTTTGGAGCATCCTTTTGTTAGGAATGTTGCTCCACCGGAAAGAACCATTTCTAGTGCAGAGCATTCTAAAGGACAAGCTGCAATGAGATCTCAG GCATTTGGACATGGGAAAAATCATTTGAACTTAGAATCAGAACGGATGGGCATGCATCAGTCCAGAGGCTCAACAACTGTTTCTGCGTCAAG TGATGCTTATTCACCGAAAAATGTATCATGTCCAATTTCTCCTATTGGAAGTCCGCTTCTACATTCTAGATCACCACAACATGTCAGCGGAAGGATGTCCCCCTCTCCCATATCTAGCCCTCGTACCACATCCGGTTCATCTACGCCTCTCACCAGCTGTTCAATCCCTTTTCAACACTTGAAGCAGCCAACAACCTACTCACTTGCAGGCACAGGGATGACCCAGAGATCTCAAAACTGTGGTTTCCATACAAATGGCAACATGCCATACCATGAGCCAAAGCCAGACCTATCTCAAGGATTTCCACAAGGCTCTTATGCTTTCCGGGATATATTTTTATCTGATAATGGTGTACTTGGAAACCAGGTCGGGCATTCAGTTTCTGGGGACCCCAAGGAGCTATTTGACGTGCAGTCTGTTTTGGCTGATCGTGTGTCTCAGCAGCTCTTAAGGGATCATATTAAGTTGAACATCCATGGACTGTAG
- the LOC114825650 gene encoding mitogen-activated protein kinase kinase kinase YODA-like isoform X2, translating to MPSWWRKSSSKEVKKKKANRESFIDTIATIHRKLKSSSEEKCNGRSGGSRRRCIDTVSEMGSLSRVLSPAPSSQVSRCQSFAEKPHAQPLPLPRVQLSNIGCTNSGISVASKPESDRESNQLFYLPLPAPGCVSSREDRTYAEGDLATASISSDSSIDSDDPSDSRLLSPMGSDYENGNRTNINSPSCVIQKDPFPIVYQKNSKETLKPGHLLCNNQILSTSPKWKPSSTHMQNIQIPFHGTLSSAPDSSMSSPSRSPIRVFSVEQVRNSSFWAAKTYPDIASTHCSSPGSGQNSGHNSVGGDMSGQLFWQHSRCSPECSPIPSPRMTSPGPNSRIQSGAATPLHPRSGGPAAESPTSRPDDAKQKSHRLPLPPITITKTCLFSPSYSATTTPTVPRSPNRVEHPTSPGSHWKKGRLLGRGTFGHVYLGFNSESGEMCAMKEVTLFADDAKSKESAQQLGQEIALLSRLRHPNIVQYYGSETVDDKLYIYLEYVSGGSIYKLLQEYGQFGEVATRSYTQQILSGLAYLHTKNTVHRDIKGANILVDPNGRVKLADFGMAKHITGQSCPLSFNGSPYWMAPEVIKNSNGCNLAVDIWSLGCTVLEMATTKPPWSQYEGVAAMFKIGNSKELPEIPDHLSEDGKNFIRLCLQRNPLHRPTAAQLLEHPFVRNVAPPERTISSAEHSKGQAAMRSQAFGHGKNHLNLESERMGMHQSRGSTTVSASSDAYSPKNVSCPISPIGSPLLHSRSPQHVSGRMSPSPISSPRTTSGSSTPLTSCSIPFQHLKQPTTYSLAGTGMTQRSQNCGFHTNGNMPYHEPKPDLSQGFPQGSYAFRDIFLSDNGVLGNQVGHSVSGDPKELFDVQSVLADRVSQQLLRDHIKLNIHGL from the exons ATGCCTTCTTGGTGGAGGAAGTCTTCATCCAAagaagtgaagaagaagaaagctaaTCGGGAGAGTTTCATCGATACCATAGCAACCATACACCGTAAACTTAAGAGTTCGTCCGAAGAAAAGTGCAATGGTAGATCAGGAGGTTCTCGAAGAAGATGCATTGACACCGTTTCAGAAATGGGTTCTCTATCTAGGGTGCTGTCACCAGCACCCTCCTCACAAGTATCACGCTGTCAGAGCTTTGCAGAAAAGCCTCATGCCCAGCCACTGCCCCTTCCTAGAGTGCAACTTTCTAACATTGGGTGTACTAACTCTGGCATCAGTGTGGCATCAAAACCAGAATCTGACAGAGAGTCCAACCAATTGTTCTATTTGCCTCTTCCAGCACCCGGATGTGTCTCAAGCAGGGAAGATCGTACCTATGCTGAAGGAGATTTAGCTACTGCTTCCATATCCAGTGATAGTTCTATTGATAGTGATGATCCGTCTGACTCACGCCTTCTAAGTCCCATGGGATCCGACTATGAAAATGGAAACAGAACAAATATAAACAGTCCTTCCTG TGTAATACAAAAGGATCCATTCCCTATTGTGTACCAAAAGAACTCCAAAGAAACGTTGAAGCCGGGTCATCTTTTGTGCAATAATCAGATTCTGTCTACATCACCAAAATGGAAACCTTCAAGCACACATATGCAGAATATACAAATCCCTTTCCATGGTACTTTGTCTAGTGCTCCAGACAGCTCAATGTCGAGTCCTTCTAGGAGTCCAATTAGAGTGTTCAGTGTTGAGCAAGTTAGGAACTCTAGTTTCTGGGCAGCAAAGACTTATCCAGATATAGCTTCTACCCACTGCTCTAGTCCAGGTTCAGGCCAAAATTCTGGGCATAATTCAGTTGGAGGGGATATGTCAGGACAGTTGTTTTGGCAGCACAGTAGGTGTAGTCCTGAATGTTCTCCAATACCCAGTCCTAGAATGACTAGTCCTGGTCCCAACTCCAGAATACAAAGTGGTGCTGCTACCCCTCTGCATCCTCGATCCGGAGGGCCAGCCGCAGAGTCACCTACAAGCCGGCCTGATGATGCGAAGCAGAAAAGCCATCGGTTGCCCCTTCCTCCAATAACAATAACTAAGACCTGTCTTTTTTCTCCTTCATATTCAGCTACAACAACTCCCACAGTTCCACGTAGCCCTAATAGGGTAGAACATCCAACAAGCCCTGGCTCACACTGGAAGAAGGGGCGCCTGCTTGGAAGGGGCACATTTGGACATGTATATCTTGGTTTTAACAG TGAAAGCGGTGAGATGTGTGCAATGAAGGAGGTAACTCTATTTGCAGATGAtgcaaaatcaaaggaaagtGCACAGCAGCTGGGCCAA GAAATTGCTTTGCTAAGTCGCTTGCGACATCCAAATATAGTGCAGTATTATGGATCTGAGACG GTAGATGACAAGCTTTACATATACTTGGAGTATGTGTCTGGTGGGTCCATCTATAAACTGCTTCAAGAGTATGGTCAGTTTGGTGAAGTAGCCACTCGTAGTTATACCCAACAAATCTTGTCAGGGCTTGCATACTTACATACCAAAAACACTGTCCACCG GGATATCAAGGGAGCAAATATATTAGTAGATCCAAATGGTCGGGTGAAATTAGCAGATTTTGGGATGGCAAAGCAT ATAACTGGGCAGTCTTGTCCATTATCGTTCAATGGAAGCCCATATTGGATGGCGCCTGAG GTTATCAAGAATTCAAACGGTTGTAATCTTGCGGTTGATATATGGAGCCTTGGCTGCACTGTTCTTGAGATGGCCACAACAAAACCACCTTGGAGCCAATATGAAGGG GTTGCTGCCATGTTTAAGATTGGAAACAGCAAGGAACTTCCTGAAATTCCTGATCATCTGTCAGAGGATGGGAAGAACTTTATTAGGCTTTGTTTGCAACGTAACCCACTGCATCGTCCCACAGCTGCTCAGCTTTTGGAGCATCCTTTTGTTAGGAATGTTGCTCCACCGGAAAGAACCATTTCTAGTGCAGAGCATTCTAAAGGACAAGCTGCAATGAGATCTCAG GCATTTGGACATGGGAAAAATCATTTGAACTTAGAATCAGAACGGATGGGCATGCATCAGTCCAGAGGCTCAACAACTGTTTCTGCGTCAAG TGATGCTTATTCACCGAAAAATGTATCATGTCCAATTTCTCCTATTGGAAGTCCGCTTCTACATTCTAGATCACCACAACATGTCAGCGGAAGGATGTCCCCCTCTCCCATATCTAGCCCTCGTACCACATCCGGTTCATCTACGCCTCTCACCAGCTGTTCAATCCCTTTTCAACACTTGAAGCAGCCAACAACCTACTCACTTGCAGGCACAGGGATGACCCAGAGATCTCAAAACTGTGGTTTCCATACAAATGGCAACATGCCATACCATGAGCCAAAGCCAGACCTATCTCAAGGATTTCCACAAGGCTCTTATGCTTTCCGGGATATATTTTTATCTGATAATGGTGTACTTGGAAACCAGGTCGGGCATTCAGTTTCTGGGGACCCCAAGGAGCTATTTGACGTGCAGTCTGTTTTGGCTGATCGTGTGTCTCAGCAGCTCTTAAGGGATCATATTAAGTTGAACATCCATGGACTGTAG
- the LOC114825649 gene encoding short-chain dehydrogenase TIC 32, chloroplastic-like, translating to MGGIFSKKGPSGFSSWSTAEEVTEGIDGTGLTAIVTGGSSGIGAETSRVLALRGVHVVMAVRNTEAGEHVKQAILTEVPDAKIDVRELDLSSLESVRKFGADYCSSGLPLNILVNNAGLGAAPFKLSKDGIEMQFATNHLGHFLLTELVLETMKRTSRESKVEGRIVNVSSSLHPDGYREGIRFDKINDEAGYNRYYAYAQSKLANLLHTNELTRRLKKEGVILFIPV from the exons ATGGGTGGGATCTTTAGCAAGAAAGGACCATCTGGGTTCTCATCCTGGTCGACAGCCGAGGAAGTTACCGAAGGGATTGATGGAACTGGTCTAACTGCCATTGTTACAG GAGGCTCAAGTGGTATTGGGGCGGAGACATCACGTGTTCTTGCACTGCGAGGTGTCCATGTAGTTATGGCAGTAAGGAACACGGAAGCTGGGGAACACGTTAAACAAGCGATCCTTACAGAAGTACCCGACGCAAAAATTGATGTTAGGGAGTTGGATCTCAGCTCATTGGAATCTGTGAGAAAATTTGGAGCAGATTATTGTTCCTCCGGCCTTCCACTGAACATCCTTGT TAACAATGCAGGGTTAGGGGCAGCTCCATTCAAGCTTTCCAAAGACGGCATAGAAATGCAATTTGCAACTAACCATCTAG GTCATTTTCTTCTCACTGAACTTGTGTTGGAGACCATGAAAAGAACGTCACGAGAGAGCAAAGTAGAGGGGAGAATTGTTAATGTATCGTCATCACTTCATCCAGATGGGTACCGCGAAGGGATTCGTTTTGATAAAATTAATGATGAAGCAGG ATACAACAGATATTATGCCTATGCTCAATCCAAGCTTGCTAACTTGTTACATACTAATGAACTTACAAGGCGTCTCAAG aaagaAGGGGTAATTCTCTTCATCCCGGTATGA